Part of the Natrialbaceae archaeon AArc-T1-2 genome, GTACCTCGTCGTCGGTGACGGGTCGGCCGACATCGCACAGTCTGCAGGCGGTGCCCCCCTCGTTATCAACCTCGAGCGGGCCAGCGAGGACACGTTCGACGTTTCGGTTCGGTCGTACCCGACGAAAGAGTACAGGCTCGGAACGGCCACCGCGTCGAACCTCGAATCGGTGAACGATCGTCATCTCACGCCGAATCGGACGCCAGCTTATCGGGTTTCAGAACAGGTACTCCGGGAGTACTTCACCTGGGCCGAGACACCGGTATTACGAGACGGCGAGTTACAGTGGACGACCGGTCTCAATCCAGAACTGCTCCAGTGAATCCTCGTTTTTCCGCTGGAATCGGCGAAAAGAGCCGTTCGAACCAATCAGTCGCTTTTTACGGACCAGTGAGACTGCTCGAGCTCGCTGCGGCCGAGCCTGCCTGACTCAGCAACAAAAGCAGCGTAAACAGCGCGCCGATCATTCGTGGGTGCTCTGCGAGGTAGTCGTGCATGCGGTCGTTGTCCGACATTGCATTCCAATAGTAATTTCCAACAGCAATAAAATTATCTAAATATTACATATGTGAATAAACATAATTGCAATACTGGCGCTACGATTCGATGGATCGGGAACCGGTCGGTCTATGAACGCGAAAAAATCACCGTTCCATAAAGGGATCGAGGCCGGGTACCCCGCCCCACCGTGGGCGGGGTGAACATTCACTGCGTGACGTGTGGATCTCAATCGACGTACTCGAGGTCGTCGGTGTACCGATCGAGAACGACTACGGCACCGGCGCCGGCGACGGCCGCGGCGAGTGCAACACTGGGATCGGCGGTCGTGGCGTCACCGAGGTTCGCGTACACCCGCTCGATCGGCAGACGCAACGCACCGACCATCAGACTCACGAGAAACGCAAGCGTCGCGACGCGGTACCGATCGAGTGCACGCCGGACGACGTGAGCCATCGTGAACAGCCCGATAACCGCTCCGACGCCAAAGACGGCGACGACGGTTCCGGTCTCGATCACGGGCGCGAACGACTCGCCGTTAGCGAGTGCG contains:
- a CDS encoding DUF7503 family protein, which encodes MSDNDRMHDYLAEHPRMIGALFTLLLLLSQAGSAAASSSSLTGP